The genomic DNA gaaaaaaattcattagTAACTAATAACTTGAGAACAAGGAGGAGATTCTATGTTATGTTAGCTAttagaaagaagaaaaatagtCTTCTTCTAaaggtgatgatgatgatgtatcATAATTCAACTTATCACACCACCTTTAtgtattaattaagatttataagaTTTCACCAATAAAATCTTATCAATAatgttatcaaataataaaataaagtttctTTTTTCTACTTGAGTAATAATATGACACCGTTGATATTTTTCTATTCTGATTTATTCTCATTTCTTTGTCCTAGCTAGTTTgatattaaagtttttaaaaggaatatatatatatatatatattttaaatttaatgttgCTTTTTTTAAggtagataataatttttttaatatctttagAAATTAATAcaagtatatatttaaatatttgtattattatttgttttctagttttatatttaaatatctttcgacgatttctttcaaattagatagttcactaaaaaataattggaatgACTACCAAAATATGTAAGTCTGTCATATGAGTTGTATCAATCCAAATTCTCTAGCAACTACCCAAAGATTCGAACATTATCCAATGAATCTCGGCAATACTCCACCTACTAGTCGCTCATCGACAATTTAACATTTTCGTGACACATATGATTAGGCataatacaacttttttttatgtacatatcatccgtaagaattTCACCGTGAATAACGCTAAAATTCTTCGATCATGTCTATGTCTATATATTAtaagtattaaattattaatttatcaattaaatattaaaataatattatttttattaaatttttaatataaatatttttaataattcattctaaacaaatctaaaataatttattttttatccaattaaattttctatttttttataaaaaacttgAAAGATCAAATGACTCTAAACAAGCTCTAGTGATATTATTTCCTATTCTctcaacttatttttttttattaaaaaaattattactatatttattagtttttaacctttgaattaattaatttaaatatcataactatttttacaatatagcaaaaaaaaacataataataatttaactaactaaGACTTGGATTTtcttctaaaattaaaaaatttgcaCATAGAGATAAGTGTGAGGATGTGCGTTATAAGGTCACATCCTCAAAATAGTTATTTAGAGACATATATCTGATGCGTCTAATACTCTTGGGAATGCTAGTTTTTTTGGGTAGATGGGGTCATATAGTCTGATTGGTGGACAACCTCATGTGAGTTTTGGGGTAAAACAATGCATAACATCGTGAGAGAGACGAGAGGAATCGAAATGTCACATTGGTCATTGGTCTTTAGTCGACTTTCTCAACACCGTCTAAGGGTGCCTCATAAGTCCAGGTTCGGGGACTCTAAAGTTTATTTGTGGTAGAGGAGGGCTCGAGAAAGGGGTTGGTTCTCAATTAGACTTTGTTTCCACAACCAAAGGAAGGAGAGGTCTCCCATTGACACACAACTTAGGCAACAAACACGACCCAAAGTGGTGCAACCAAAACTTTGTGTGGAGAAAGCTCAGACTATTGCAATAGTGGTAGGCATCTAGAGGCAAACTATTTAGGTAGACTAAACGAAAGAGGATCATGTTGGACTCAAATTTTTGAATTTCAAACGTTGGAGGCGCATCTCGGAGTTGTAGTTATCTCATAAATAAAGAACGAAAACAAAAGTGATTGAGACAAACTTGATCCAATTAAAGCTATTACGCCAGACTATTTAGACGTCAACTTAGAATCAAAGGCGTCTCGGGCCGGACCTAATTATGGTGTCTTTTGATATGTCTTCAATTCTTGAGAATATATGTTTCTCTATAGAACGaatttaaaacaacatttattAATGTCAATCGATAAGTGTATTGGACTGTTAGTCGAGGAAAGAATCTGAAAACTCATTAATGGTCGGTCAGTTAATATTGAGAATCCACAAGTTGTTGTGTCTGAACACATCATAAGACTTCGCGTAGATATGGAGGGTACTACTTggattcaatttttttgaatGCCAATGTATACATAGAATCATGATCTTCTTAGTCGAGTCGATAATGATCTTGGAGGATTTATTGAACTCGATGAGAACACTTAATTATTGTAGGAGACCGATTGGGTTAGAGTGAATCACTCCTATTCACATATTCGTTACCCGAAATCCATCTATTTTGATAACGGAACACATATGTATAAGGTGATAGCATGTGATCAACGTCTTATTGACATGTTTCCTTCATCGGGAACAAACACATCGAATTCACCTATGTTGGAGTCATTGATTTTGTTTCAGAAAACTAGAGAGTTAATGATAATCTCATTTTATGTTGATCGGATTCGTATGACTAGCTTTGCGGATAATGAAAGTCTATTTGTTGATATGACAAATTTAGAAAGATTTAATATGGGAAGGTATGTTGTGCAGATTGAGGAGATTAAATGAgtcaacatatttttttaggCTGAGATCAAGTACCCATCTTTATAACCCTTGAGTTTTGATGCCACACTGAATGTCGAAAAAGGAGAGTGCGAGCAGATGATAGATTATCAAAAGTTGAAGGCAtcaacctttattttttttcgaaATTGTTGTCCGAACAAAAACTATTGATTAGGTAAAAAAAGAATGTTGGTCAAATGTGAGTTTTCATTCACCATGTATCATACGAGGAATTGGTGGATTCCATATTTTAATGGGAGATggagatattttaattttaaataataataataaattcaaataatttttaatattaaaaataatctgaaaataacagcaaataaataatattgttgattTCTATCAAAAATATCTACCATTTTttcatgatttaaaaaaatatatatatacttaaattttaaaaaataatgattaaaaatttattttgatataaaatatttataacattaaacatAATCCTAAAATAAGCAACGGTTATTGTTTATAATACCTTCTTTTTCAATAataacaaattcaaataattttcaatatttaatattaaaaataatctgtaaatcaatttacttttttttcaacctttaaaagaaattaatacatactttatatttttttttaaatagtgataaaattaattttcaatttttaatataaaaaaatatataacattacatAATCCTAAATAACAGCCGCAATAGTTATGGTTgacaataactttttttaaaaataataataattcaaataattttcaatatttaatattaataataatctcCAAATAACAGCAAGTAATAGTTATTGTTGATTATATGATAATAtccattctatttttttttcaatttttaaaaatatataacattaaaaataataaccaAAAATAGTTATGGTTGATTTCTACGatgatatcttttatttaaataatgataaattcaaataattttcaattttaaatattaaaaatatataacataattaaaaaaatgaaatttccTTTATGTCCACATTTATGTCTCTATACATAAATTTtctgttatatttttttacaaattattaatttattatatatatattatttattagtaataaaatgaaatcttttaaaaatgaattattattattatatatattcaaaaaaatatatttaatttataatccaATTTCCCTTTTTTTTCTCCAACACATTCGTAACAAACCTCTTTGTAAAGTATTTTTGTAAAACTAAAATTGAATCTTAATTCAAATTAGGGTTAGATTCTAGTCAACCTTAATTCTCAAAAACCCTAATCATCCTCTATAAAAACTCTTCACATCCTATTCAATATTTTCCACATTCTCTAGAGAATCCTCTAAAAAGCTTTCAAATcatactttatattttctcacaaaacaaatattttactaaaGATTGCAACAAGGTAAGATAATTTCTCTAAACCTCAATGCTCAATATCATAATTCTCTATTGATTTTACTCATGAGGAGGAGGATGATGATTAATGTGATCTTTATCtcatattttttactattacAATTGTAGATGGTCATGAGTAGAGAAGCCATCCGCAACATTATAGGAATAATTGGTAATCATCTTCTTTAATTCATTAATGAATTTCTTCTAGATacaaactttaatttaatttcttcttAATTACTATTGTTTTTTCAATCTTCATATAGGGAATGTTATATCTTTCTTCCTTTTTCTGTCTCCATTGTAAGTAatctctctttttattttgacatttttacatATGAATCtagatattaattttatgttctTGTAACACTTTGTacatataagtttaattattattattattgtagaCCGACATTCTTGAATATATGGAAGGCGAGATCAGTTGAAGAGTTTAGGCCGGATCCTTATCTTGCAACTCTACTCAATTGCGTCATGTGGGTATTCTACGCGTTGCCCATGGTTCATCCGGGCAGCACTCTAGTTGGCACCATCAATGGCATAGGATTGTTCATCGAACTCATCTacgttttcttttatttcttcttctccGATCAAAAAAAGCGTGTATGTTATATGTTTCCATTGTACCATagttaattatttgttatacttataaaatttataacaacCATTAATTTGTATTTCTCTTGCAATTTATCAGAAGAAGATATTAGTAATGTTTGGAGTTGGATGCATTTTTGTTGGCATCATAGTCGCGGTAACCATGTACGCATTTGAAACCACCAAGGGTAGGTCCATGCTGGTTGGAATTGTGTGCGTTGTATTGAACGCTATCATGTATGCATCTCCATTAACCGTCATGGTAagcatattaatattttttttaataataataatggttaatttttattaatctaataatattaatatttatatagaaaCAAGTGATAAGGACCAAGAGCGTGAAATATATGCCCTTCTGGGTTTCATTCGTGAGTTCCATTAACGCGGTCATTTGGTTGGCGT from Impatiens glandulifera chromosome 9, dImpGla2.1, whole genome shotgun sequence includes the following:
- the LOC124916122 gene encoding bidirectional sugar transporter SWEET5-like, coding for MVMSREAIRNIIGIIGNVISFFLFLSPLPTFLNIWKARSVEEFRPDPYLATLLNCVMWVFYALPMVHPGSTLVGTINGIGLFIELIYVFFYFFFSDQKKRKKILVMFGVGCIFVGIIVAVTMYAFETTKGRSMLVGIVCVVLNAIMYASPLTVMKQVIRTKSVKYMPFWVSFVSSINAVIWLAYALLKFDLYVTIPNGLGTLFGVMQLILYFTYYKSAGVEVLDLDENPTIIKMTYGDVIAMAMSNK